A window of the Brumimicrobium sp. genome harbors these coding sequences:
- a CDS encoding S8 family serine peptidase has product MLNYDPYDNEIFDCYFASYGYIRINPLTQDTSYDARHGTIVASLVAGETTEQGGTSNGQLSSIGFNTKMIGYKALAGNYLQRAYHASKVMKANIITSSAGGWSSCPDLTGIEEAVVKEILDNGTTIIMPAGNGQNETHNFCASIDPNNHTAFFPLSPYYDSRVIIVSSTNDEDKHQTFNPDNQEITHSHYPMVDICSPEHGIMGATFTDCGNRPWPYYGSSGGTSFATPIVAGTAALIYSINQCLMPQDIEYILKNTTDPISDAANYPGMVGTGRINAYKAVLMATTYGKVTPITANTSWAGDKFINDTLIIEQGATLTITGTVRFSADSKVIIKQGGKLIIDGGTLTNEYNSYWQGIEVWGTSTKNQYPQGSPTYQGILIVRNGGTIENAHAGATNWKSNDYDAIGGVIQATDAIFRNNRVDVGFATYQNFAPSKSYIKVGNHSFFRNTEFFSDNDYIEGFPQRDAHVTMWDVDGISFMNCHFANNVTTDKDNSTAPMRGIYSINAGYKVEAGCDYPFLPVGQPCPSEDLLKSSFSGFNMAMEASGASTSYTVRVEQSEFSDNLWNILIEEMDNVSINRNEIEVADAGYTLTGSNTGAGIVIDASTGYIVEENTLTTNFSNPVDFGIFISNSGEDDNRVYKNSINGYEYGNLATGVNHNTGYSKGLQFLCNNFEENGKAIYIGFTTQNDDGIRYNQGDFVSLYYPLYITSSAGNTFINNTMDIENYTSAIRYFYKGANAEPINNSGPITVEEATFAHTCLTSFGGSVGMKSSGNGLDSLASALENYTLAYNNLNYTLHTLIDDGNTEELKEYIENYWSSDAWTLRGNLLE; this is encoded by the coding sequence ATTCTAAACTATGATCCTTATGATAATGAAATTTTTGATTGTTATTTTGCTTCTTACGGGTATATAAGAATTAATCCTTTAACACAAGATACATCCTATGATGCAAGACATGGGACAATAGTAGCTAGTTTGGTTGCAGGTGAAACGACAGAACAAGGAGGAACTAGTAATGGTCAATTGTCATCTATTGGGTTTAACACTAAAATGATTGGATATAAAGCATTGGCAGGTAATTATTTGCAACGTGCATATCACGCTTCAAAGGTTATGAAAGCAAATATTATTACTTCATCAGCAGGTGGTTGGAGTTCTTGTCCTGATTTAACTGGTATCGAAGAGGCTGTTGTTAAAGAAATATTGGATAATGGAACAACAATAATAATGCCCGCAGGTAATGGGCAAAATGAAACTCACAATTTTTGTGCTTCTATAGATCCAAATAATCACACAGCTTTTTTCCCACTATCCCCATATTATGATAGTAGAGTCATTATAGTTTCGAGTACGAATGATGAAGATAAACATCAAACATTTAATCCTGATAATCAAGAGATCACTCATTCTCATTATCCTATGGTGGATATTTGTTCGCCAGAGCACGGTATAATGGGGGCTACTTTCACAGATTGTGGTAATAGACCTTGGCCTTATTATGGAAGTAGTGGTGGAACATCGTTTGCCACACCCATTGTTGCAGGAACGGCAGCTTTAATTTATTCAATTAATCAATGTTTGATGCCTCAAGATATTGAGTACATCCTTAAAAATACAACAGACCCAATATCAGATGCAGCAAATTATCCAGGAATGGTGGGAACAGGAAGAATCAATGCATACAAAGCTGTTTTAATGGCAACTACTTATGGAAAGGTTACACCAATAACAGCCAATACCTCATGGGCAGGAGATAAATTTATTAATGACACATTAATTATAGAACAAGGAGCGACTTTGACGATAACGGGAACAGTTCGGTTTTCAGCAGACAGCAAAGTAATTATTAAACAAGGAGGAAAATTAATTATTGATGGTGGAACATTAACGAATGAGTATAACTCCTACTGGCAAGGCATTGAAGTCTGGGGTACATCTACCAAAAACCAATACCCACAAGGATCGCCAACCTATCAAGGCATATTAATTGTTAGAAATGGTGGGACTATCGAAAATGCGCACGCGGGAGCTACTAATTGGAAGTCAAATGATTATGATGCAATTGGCGGTGTTATTCAAGCTACAGATGCTATCTTTAGAAATAACCGAGTGGATGTAGGTTTTGCAACTTACCAAAACTTTGCTCCCTCCAAATCTTATATAAAAGTAGGTAATCATTCCTTTTTTAGAAATACAGAGTTCTTTTCGGATAATGATTATATAGAAGGCTTTCCACAAAGAGATGCTCATGTCACTATGTGGGATGTTGATGGTATTAGTTTTATGAATTGCCATTTTGCAAATAATGTCACCACAGACAAAGACAATAGCACAGCTCCAATGAGAGGGATTTATAGTATTAACGCAGGATATAAAGTAGAAGCAGGATGTGATTACCCTTTTTTGCCAGTGGGGCAGCCTTGCCCAAGTGAGGATTTACTAAAATCCAGTTTTTCGGGATTTAATATGGCAATGGAGGCTTCCGGAGCAAGTACATCTTACACGGTTAGGGTGGAGCAATCTGAGTTTTCCGATAATTTGTGGAATATATTGATAGAGGAAATGGACAATGTGTCTATTAACCGTAATGAAATTGAAGTAGCTGATGCAGGATATACGCTTACTGGCTCAAACACAGGTGCAGGAATTGTTATCGATGCTTCTACCGGGTATATCGTGGAAGAGAATACACTTACCACTAATTTTTCTAATCCTGTGGATTTTGGAATTTTTATTAGCAACAGTGGAGAGGACGATAACCGTGTATATAAAAACAGCATAAACGGCTATGAATATGGAAATTTAGCTACAGGCGTAAACCATAATACAGGTTATAGTAAAGGACTTCAATTTCTGTGTAACAATTTTGAAGAGAACGGAAAAGCAATATATATCGGATTTACCACACAAAATGATGACGGCATACGTTACAATCAGGGAGATTTCGTTAGTCTTTACTATCCTTTGTACATTACGAGTTCAGCGGGTAACACTTTTATCAATAACACGATGGATATTGAGAATTATACAAGTGCAATTCGGTATTTTTATAAAGGAGCAAATGCAGAACCTATTAATAATTCAGGGCCAATTACAGTGGAAGAAGCTACGTTTGCACACACTTGCCTCACCAGTTTTGGAGGAAGTGTGGGTATGAAATCTTCCGGTAATGGTTTAGACAGTTTAGCAAGTGCCTTGGAGAACTACACCTTAGCATACAATAACTTGAATTATACGTTACATACGCTTATTGACGATGGTAACACAGAAGAATTAAAAGAGTATATCGAAAATTATTGGTCTTCGGATGCTTGGACATTGCGAGGAAATTTACTGGAATAA
- a CDS encoding T9SS type A sorting domain-containing protein has product MKKSLLLVFLLFLGVSFAQYEPVLKPSSHWIELKVMLTPEFINCQIDSIVYINDTNINGNQYHVLNNFSDFNNHTNFIREDTTNGRLWFFASIPPYNGNVNEETLIMDLSLNLGDAFPIPIRSIQNEQIIDTFNVVVDSIFYQNNKKHIRFGNLINDFTHEHLTFIEGIGTNFGFDYTYNTKNKTLVKHVKSDSLNYFQDFTGLCTTVGLESLEDHNINIYPNPTSEQMLNISNIYNSDVIHYYITSIKGEMLISGKFRTHAQVDVTLLSRGIYFLTLSNTESQLLIVKKVIRL; this is encoded by the coding sequence ATGAAAAAATCACTCCTCTTAGTATTTCTACTCTTCTTAGGAGTTAGTTTTGCACAGTATGAACCTGTTCTAAAACCATCTTCTCATTGGATTGAATTGAAAGTAATGTTAACACCTGAGTTTATCAATTGCCAAATAGATAGTATCGTTTATATAAATGATACGAACATAAATGGCAACCAATATCATGTATTAAATAATTTTTCAGATTTCAATAATCATACAAATTTTATTAGAGAAGATACTACTAATGGAAGATTATGGTTTTTTGCCTCTATTCCCCCTTATAATGGAAATGTAAATGAAGAAACGCTGATTATGGATTTATCCTTAAATTTAGGAGACGCCTTCCCGATTCCTATAAGATCTATTCAAAATGAGCAAATTATTGATACTTTTAACGTGGTTGTTGATAGCATCTTTTACCAAAATAATAAAAAGCATATTCGATTCGGAAACTTAATAAATGATTTTACTCATGAACACTTGACATTTATTGAGGGTATAGGTACAAATTTTGGATTTGATTATACTTATAATACAAAAAATAAAACTCTTGTCAAACATGTAAAATCAGATAGTCTTAACTATTTTCAGGATTTTACAGGATTGTGCACCACTGTTGGCTTAGAATCTTTAGAAGATCATAACATTAATATCTACCCAAATCCAACCAGTGAACAAATGTTAAATATTTCAAATATATATAATAGCGATGTGATTCACTACTATATAACAAGCATAAAGGGAGAAATGTTAATTTCAGGTAAATTCAGAACCCATGCTCAGGTAGATGTTACTCTTCTCAGTAGAGGAATCTATTTTTTAACACTTTCAAATACTGAAAGCCAGTTATTAATCGTAAAAAAAGTTATAAGATTATGA
- a CDS encoding CusA/CzcA family heavy metal efflux RND transporter, producing MLNRFIDFSIRNKLIIGLFTLALIIYGIFEVTKLPIDAVPDITNNQVQVITLAPDLGATDIERLITFPIEQETSNIKDIKEIRSFSRFGLSVVTIVFEEHTDVYWARQQISERLQTISNEIPEGVGKPEMGPITTGLGEIYQYVVRPKKGYEDKYSLTELRTIQDWIVRRQLLGVKGVAEVSSFGGYLKQFEVAINPNKLQSFDLSVNEIYDALEKNNQNTGGTYIEKGSTVLFIRSEGLISGKEDIENIPVKSTSEGIPILIKDVATVQIGHATQYGALTYNDEGEVAGAIVMMLKGQNSNEVIKKVKERIAQIQESLPEGVVIEPFLDRTKMVNHAIHTIVVNLSEGALIVIFILVLFLGNFRAGFLVASVIPLSMLFAIIMMNIFGVSGNLMSLGALDFGLIVDGAVIIVEAVLHHLHLDRKYQIKDKITQAEMNQQVSTSASQMINSAVFGQIIILIVYIPIFTLQGIEGKMFKPMAQTVTFALIGAFILSLTYIPMMSSLILSKRIKHKDTFSDKIMKKLENIHQRVLKKVINYPKTIITTVIVFFIFALFLFSRLGGEFIPSLDEGDFAIEARVLPGSNLKTSIEYTQKASKILLEKFPEVEKVVTKIGNSEVPTDPMPMEASDMIVILKNKTDWTSAETTQELIQKMSKELETVPGLSIGFMYPVQMRFNELMTGARQDVVCKIFGENIDSLAAYATRLGAIASTVHGAEDIYVEPVTGLPQIVVKYNRSSMAQYNLNIQDVNTIVNTAFAGQPAGFVYEGEKRFELVLRMDEKQRTNVEDIRNLLISTPDGSRIPLYQVADIDVVSGPAQIQREDAKRRIIVGFNVRGRDVQSIVQELQQKVKAEIKLPTGYYTTYGGAFENLNQAKSRLLIAVPISLALIFILLFFAFRSIKESLLIYTAIPLSTIGGVILLTLRGMPFSISAGIGFIALFGVAVLNGIVLISEFNRLKKHGETDLIKIALQGAKTRLRPVLMTAFVASLGFLPMALSNGNGAEVQRPLATVVIGGLLLATFLTLIVLPILFIQFEKINFKKMKTPVPIILVLVSLTVTMHSFGQTITLEQAQKMAEKNNLSIKSSELLAEYYAKQKKAFLSMPQTQITAEIGQINSPSIDNKLGISQAFNFPTFYGQQKKLYAQEWETAVLSSNLNKLETHKLISQLFYHVIVLRYQEENLIKVDTIYAEFLAKSNLKYEKGASNLLEKTSAEIQRENVRNQLNLLESEIELTKIQLQLVLNSQIRYEPLSDSIIAPLGLIDKTSSLENHPSILVSQQEIEMIKTQVKLEKSKLWPELSLGYYNQSFRDLNNQRYNSIEIGVGIPIFTSNQRAQVRGAKQKIALYENEIELKKATLNSELQTQMERLNTQRAIIERYQSLQLPKAQQILELSKLQLDSGEISFMEWVLLNNQAIEIQNNYFEAATQLNQTIIELNYLLAK from the coding sequence ATGTTAAATAGATTTATTGACTTTTCCATTCGGAATAAACTTATTATCGGGCTTTTTACATTGGCTCTTATCATTTACGGGATTTTTGAGGTAACAAAACTTCCCATTGATGCCGTTCCCGATATCACAAATAATCAAGTGCAGGTAATAACACTTGCTCCAGATTTAGGTGCTACTGATATTGAGCGTCTTATTACATTTCCAATTGAACAAGAAACAAGTAACATTAAAGACATCAAAGAAATTCGTAGTTTTTCTCGATTTGGATTATCTGTAGTCACCATAGTATTTGAAGAACATACAGATGTGTATTGGGCAAGACAACAAATTTCAGAACGTCTTCAAACTATCTCCAATGAAATCCCTGAAGGAGTAGGCAAACCAGAAATGGGACCTATCACTACGGGATTGGGTGAAATTTACCAATATGTTGTTAGACCCAAAAAAGGATATGAAGATAAGTACAGTCTAACGGAATTGAGAACGATTCAAGATTGGATTGTTCGCCGCCAACTCCTGGGTGTAAAAGGAGTGGCAGAAGTCAGCAGTTTTGGTGGCTATCTCAAACAATTTGAAGTTGCTATTAATCCCAATAAACTCCAGTCTTTTGATTTATCTGTTAATGAAATCTACGATGCCCTTGAAAAAAATAACCAAAACACAGGTGGAACTTATATCGAAAAAGGGTCAACTGTTCTTTTCATACGAAGTGAAGGGTTAATTAGTGGAAAAGAAGATATAGAAAACATCCCTGTTAAATCTACTTCAGAAGGCATTCCTATTTTAATCAAAGATGTTGCTACTGTACAAATTGGACATGCAACACAATACGGCGCTTTAACTTATAACGATGAAGGAGAAGTTGCCGGGGCTATTGTCATGATGCTAAAAGGGCAAAACTCTAATGAGGTAATTAAGAAGGTAAAAGAAAGAATAGCGCAGATTCAAGAATCTCTTCCTGAAGGCGTGGTTATTGAACCTTTTCTCGATCGCACTAAGATGGTAAATCACGCTATTCATACAATTGTAGTTAATCTATCCGAAGGGGCTCTAATTGTCATCTTTATCTTAGTGCTTTTCCTAGGAAATTTCCGTGCTGGTTTTCTTGTGGCTTCTGTGATCCCTCTATCTATGCTTTTTGCCATTATTATGATGAATATTTTTGGTGTAAGCGGTAACCTAATGAGTTTAGGAGCTTTAGACTTCGGGTTGATTGTCGATGGTGCTGTCATCATAGTAGAGGCTGTTTTACATCATCTCCATTTAGACAGGAAATATCAAATTAAAGATAAAATCACCCAAGCTGAGATGAATCAGCAAGTAAGCACTTCCGCTTCTCAAATGATTAACAGTGCAGTTTTTGGACAAATCATTATTCTCATTGTATATATCCCTATTTTCACATTGCAGGGTATCGAAGGGAAGATGTTTAAACCTATGGCTCAAACAGTGACCTTTGCTTTAATAGGAGCTTTTATTCTATCGTTAACATACATTCCTATGATGAGTTCGCTTATTCTCAGTAAAAGAATCAAGCACAAGGATACTTTTTCTGATAAAATCATGAAAAAATTGGAAAACATTCATCAACGTGTGCTAAAGAAGGTGATCAACTATCCGAAAACTATCATTACTACTGTAATTGTATTTTTTATTTTCGCGCTCTTTTTATTCTCTCGTTTGGGAGGGGAATTTATCCCATCTTTAGATGAAGGAGACTTTGCGATAGAGGCACGTGTTCTGCCAGGTAGTAATCTTAAAACCAGCATTGAATACACGCAGAAAGCTTCTAAGATTTTATTAGAGAAATTTCCCGAAGTAGAAAAGGTGGTAACCAAAATAGGTAATAGTGAAGTGCCCACAGACCCTATGCCTATGGAAGCTAGTGACATGATTGTGATTCTAAAAAATAAAACAGACTGGACTTCTGCCGAGACAACACAAGAATTAATTCAAAAAATGAGTAAAGAACTCGAGACTGTTCCTGGCTTAAGCATTGGTTTTATGTATCCTGTTCAAATGCGTTTTAATGAATTAATGACAGGAGCAAGACAAGATGTTGTATGTAAAATATTCGGTGAAAACATTGATAGCTTAGCTGCCTATGCGACACGATTAGGAGCTATTGCCAGTACGGTTCATGGTGCAGAAGATATCTACGTAGAACCAGTAACAGGGCTTCCTCAAATTGTCGTAAAATACAACCGGTCAAGCATGGCACAATACAATCTGAATATTCAGGATGTAAACACAATCGTAAATACTGCCTTTGCTGGCCAACCCGCTGGCTTCGTCTATGAAGGAGAAAAACGCTTTGAGCTAGTACTCAGAATGGATGAAAAGCAACGAACAAATGTTGAAGACATTCGAAATTTACTCATTTCAACTCCAGACGGATCTCGCATTCCACTATATCAGGTAGCAGATATAGATGTCGTTTCTGGCCCAGCTCAGATACAGCGTGAAGATGCAAAAAGACGTATTATCGTTGGATTCAATGTGCGCGGAAGAGACGTACAAAGTATTGTTCAAGAATTACAACAAAAAGTAAAAGCCGAAATCAAATTACCTACTGGATATTATACTACCTATGGAGGTGCTTTTGAGAATCTTAATCAAGCAAAATCAAGACTTCTGATTGCAGTTCCAATCTCCTTAGCGCTCATATTTATATTGTTGTTTTTTGCCTTTCGTTCCATCAAAGAAAGCTTATTAATTTATACCGCCATTCCTTTATCAACAATTGGTGGAGTTATACTGCTTACTCTTCGTGGCATGCCCTTTAGTATTAGTGCAGGTATTGGCTTCATTGCTCTATTTGGTGTAGCCGTTTTAAATGGAATTGTATTGATTTCTGAGTTCAACAGACTCAAAAAACACGGAGAAACAGATTTAATCAAAATCGCCTTACAAGGAGCTAAGACGCGTTTACGCCCTGTACTCATGACTGCTTTTGTAGCTTCTCTTGGGTTTTTACCTATGGCTTTAAGTAATGGAAATGGTGCTGAAGTACAACGCCCTCTTGCCACTGTAGTAATTGGCGGTTTACTATTAGCTACATTCTTAACCCTAATTGTTCTACCAATCCTTTTTATTCAATTTGAGAAAATCAATTTTAAAAAGATGAAAACACCAGTTCCCATAATTCTTGTCTTAGTTAGTTTGACTGTTACAATGCATTCTTTTGGACAAACTATTACACTAGAACAAGCCCAGAAAATGGCAGAGAAGAATAATCTTTCCATTAAAAGCAGTGAATTACTCGCAGAGTATTATGCTAAGCAGAAAAAGGCTTTCTTGAGCATGCCTCAAACTCAAATAACTGCTGAAATTGGTCAAATTAACAGTCCCAGCATAGATAATAAACTTGGTATTTCTCAGGCATTTAACTTCCCAACTTTTTATGGACAACAAAAGAAATTATATGCTCAAGAATGGGAGACTGCTGTACTTTCAAGCAATCTCAACAAACTGGAGACCCATAAATTAATAAGTCAATTGTTTTACCATGTGATTGTATTGAGATATCAAGAAGAAAATCTCATAAAGGTTGATACCATTTACGCTGAATTTCTTGCAAAAAGTAATTTAAAGTATGAAAAAGGAGCAAGTAATCTTCTAGAAAAAACCAGCGCAGAAATACAACGAGAAAACGTAAGAAATCAGCTAAATTTATTAGAAAGCGAAATAGAATTAACTAAAATTCAGCTCCAGCTTGTGCTAAATTCACAAATAAGATACGAACCTCTTTCCGATTCTATTATTGCACCACTCGGGCTTATTGACAAAACAAGCAGCTTAGAAAATCACCCTTCTATTTTGGTGTCACAACAAGAAATAGAAATGATAAAAACACAAGTGAAATTAGAAAAATCTAAACTTTGGCCAGAGCTTTCTTTGGGTTATTACAACCAGAGTTTTAGAGATTTAAATAATCAGCGCTATAATTCTATTGAGATTGGAGTCGGTATTCCTATCTTCACTAGCAATCAACGCGCACAAGTGCGTGGTGCAAAACAAAAAATAGCTTTATATGAGAATGAAATCGAGCTCAAAAAAGCTACACTGAACAGTGAATTACAAACTCAAATGGAACGTTTGAACACGCAACGTGCAATTATAGAACGCTATCAATCATTACAATTGCCAAAAGCACAACAAATCTTGGAATTATCCAAACTGCAATTAGATAGTGGTGAAATCAGTTTTATGGAATGGGTGTTACTCAATAACCAAGCTATTGAAATTCAAAATAACTATTTTGAGGCAGCAACCCAACTTAATCAAACTATTATTGAACTCAATTATTTATTAGCAAAATAA
- a CDS encoding T9SS type A sorting domain-containing protein — MDAASLGVLPNGMLLEILLANPDATKGERFLQELDESTHNTFPAYMKDYVRNNYDALTLRTQLEGQIASIYTQLVSTRNFVKNIRNLAETYSYQERLETASMGNNLSQKTALMDFFIENLEFEKADSVLQTVKTDKRWKDNTSFINQMDNYITFRASLGSRNLAQLTVSEIDYLQILAGEEGRVAGYAQNILCFFYGICYEKNLLPNTSQQKPTSFTSNTAELNNILYNVKVYPNPASSYTSISWDIYDNLKDAGYSVVDLSGREQLQGKLSSNQGEEVIDTRGFKQGVYIIAIYNNGELKVSRKLVVERE; from the coding sequence TTGGATGCAGCTTCACTCGGAGTTCTTCCCAATGGCATGCTACTGGAAATATTACTTGCCAATCCAGATGCTACAAAAGGCGAACGATTCTTACAAGAACTTGATGAATCTACACATAATACATTTCCTGCTTATATGAAAGATTATGTAAGGAATAACTATGATGCACTCACTCTACGCACCCAACTAGAAGGCCAAATAGCCTCCATTTATACTCAATTGGTAAGTACGAGAAATTTTGTAAAAAACATTCGAAACTTAGCAGAAACATACAGTTATCAGGAACGTTTGGAAACAGCTTCAATGGGAAACAATTTATCACAAAAGACAGCACTTATGGACTTCTTTATTGAAAATCTGGAATTCGAAAAGGCAGACTCTGTCTTACAAACTGTAAAAACAGATAAAAGATGGAAAGATAATACTTCATTTATCAATCAGATGGATAATTACATCACCTTTAGAGCAAGCCTTGGCAGCAGAAATCTAGCACAACTCACCGTTTCCGAAATTGATTATCTACAAATTCTAGCAGGCGAGGAAGGAAGAGTGGCAGGTTATGCTCAAAACATTCTCTGTTTCTTCTACGGCATCTGCTATGAGAAGAATCTCTTACCAAACACGTCACAACAAAAACCTACATCATTTACGTCAAACACAGCAGAATTAAACAACATCTTGTATAATGTAAAAGTTTATCCTAATCCAGCAAGTTCCTACACAAGTATATCGTGGGATATCTACGACAACTTAAAAGATGCTGGATATAGCGTAGTGGATTTAAGTGGTAGGGAGCAACTACAAGGTAAACTTTCATCCAATCAAGGTGAAGAGGTGATAGACACTAGAGGATTCAAACAGGGGGTGTATATTATTGCCATTTATAACAACGGAGAGTTGAAGGTGAGCAGAAAGTTGGTGGTTGAAAGAGAATGA
- a CDS encoding IS4 family transposase codes for MGLFRRNKNNNKPVIRQIIDLIPQHLLARVIQQHNSDKGCHKYKTYDQLVANLFGQLSRCSTLEDISVGIGVSKTFIRDLDLKQSPAKSTMSDGNKKRSHKVFESLYMSLLSYYGNLLKRHTHRKVVEEVKNQTILLRDSSTVSVCLGLFDWAKFRTAKGGIKIHTQWDEAMMMPNLVNITNASIHDRKGFEEIVFPKDTIIVEDKGYWDFNIIKARVLSQNVFVTRIKENTVYEVAEELDLPENEDQHILIDEIIYLTGQKAKEVGINQMKFRKVVAYHEEKNTTIEIITNNLSWKASTIAELYRRRWDIETFFKLLKQNLNVKTFIGTSENAVKSQIFIALITYLLLELLRRVGVSGKTAFSNFVEKIRICLPFYLSLDYVINTIRPIVQKAEKPPPEDDLWTTVQLQMF; via the coding sequence ATGGGACTGTTTCGTAGGAACAAAAATAACAATAAGCCTGTAATTCGTCAAATTATTGACTTAATTCCTCAACATTTATTAGCAAGAGTTATTCAACAGCATAATTCTGACAAGGGATGCCATAAATACAAGACTTATGACCAACTTGTTGCAAATTTGTTCGGACAGCTGTCTCGATGTAGTACTTTAGAGGATATTTCTGTTGGTATTGGTGTGTCGAAAACCTTTATTCGGGACTTAGACTTAAAACAAAGTCCTGCAAAATCAACGATGAGTGATGGGAATAAAAAACGTAGCCACAAAGTCTTTGAGAGTCTGTATATGAGTTTGTTAAGCTACTACGGTAATTTATTGAAAAGACATACTCATCGAAAAGTAGTAGAAGAAGTTAAAAATCAAACTATTCTTCTTCGTGATAGCAGTACAGTTAGCGTGTGTCTAGGGCTTTTTGATTGGGCAAAGTTTCGGACAGCAAAAGGAGGAATTAAAATCCATACGCAATGGGATGAGGCGATGATGATGCCTAACCTTGTGAATATCACTAATGCATCTATTCATGACAGAAAAGGATTTGAAGAAATTGTTTTCCCAAAGGATACGATTATTGTTGAAGATAAAGGATATTGGGATTTTAACATCATTAAAGCTAGGGTGTTGTCCCAAAATGTTTTTGTTACAAGAATAAAAGAAAACACTGTTTATGAAGTAGCTGAAGAATTAGATCTTCCAGAAAATGAGGATCAACATATTTTAATAGACGAGATTATTTATTTGACAGGACAAAAAGCAAAAGAAGTTGGGATAAATCAAATGAAATTCAGAAAGGTTGTAGCCTACCATGAAGAGAAAAATACAACGATAGAAATTATAACTAATAATCTTTCTTGGAAAGCTTCAACAATTGCAGAACTATACAGAAGGCGTTGGGATATAGAAACTTTCTTCAAGCTTTTAAAACAAAATCTCAATGTCAAAACTTTTATAGGAACTTCTGAAAATGCAGTAAAATCACAAATATTTATTGCATTAATTACCTATTTACTACTTGAACTTTTACGAAGAGTTGGGGTGTCAGGGAAAACGGCTTTTTCAAACTTTGTAGAAAAAATAAGAATTTGTCTGCCATTCTATCTTTCCTTAGATTATGTTATAAATACTATCCGACCGATTGTCCAAAAAGCAGAGAAACCTCCTCCAGAAGATGATTTGTGGACAACGGTACAACTCCAAATGTTTTAA